Proteins encoded by one window of Clostridium perfringens:
- the rplJ gene encoding 50S ribosomal protein L10 gives MNKNRQLKEAKVAEIKEKLEKAQSVVLASYQGLTVEQDTNLRKSLREAGVEYKVYKNTLVTLAAKELGFDGIVEYLEGPVSIAFGYEDATAPARILNDFAKENKKLELKAAIVEGTVYNKEQTEQLAAIPSREVLLAKLLGSIKSPLSNFAYLLSAIADKKEESAE, from the coding sequence GTGAACAAAAACAGACAATTAAAAGAAGCTAAAGTTGCAGAGATAAAAGAGAAATTAGAAAAAGCTCAATCAGTTGTACTTGCTAGCTACCAAGGTTTAACAGTAGAACAAGATACAAACTTAAGAAAGAGCTTAAGAGAAGCAGGTGTTGAGTACAAAGTTTACAAAAACACACTAGTTACTCTAGCTGCAAAAGAATTAGGTTTTGATGGAATAGTTGAATACTTAGAAGGTCCAGTTTCAATAGCTTTCGGTTACGAAGATGCTACTGCTCCAGCTAGAATCCTTAACGATTTCGCTAAGGAAAACAAAAAGCTTGAGTTAAAAGCTGCTATAGTAGAAGGAACAGTTTACAACAAAGAGCAAACTGAGCAACTTGCTGCTATACCTTCAAGAGAAGTGTTACTTGCAAAACTTCTTGGAAGTATCAAGTCACCACTATCAAACTTTGCATACTTATTAAGTGCAATAGCAGACAAAAAAGAAGAATCTGCTGAATAA
- the rplA gene encoding 50S ribosomal protein L1, translated as MGKKYIESSKLIDKNALYTPAEALELAVKTAKAKFDETIELHVRLGVDPRHADQQVRGAVVLPHGTGKDVKVLVFAKGEKAKEAEAAGADFVGADELVQKIQGENWFDYDVVVATPDMMGVVGRLGRVLGPKGLMPNPKSGTVTFDVANAIKEIKAGKVEYRVDKTAIVHCPIGKKSFGTEKLVENFKALMDALVKAKPAAAKGQYLKSVSVSATMGPGAKVNPAKVLD; from the coding sequence ATGGGAAAGAAATATATTGAAAGTTCAAAATTAATAGATAAAAATGCATTATATACTCCAGCAGAAGCTTTAGAGCTTGCTGTTAAAACTGCAAAAGCTAAATTCGATGAAACTATCGAATTACACGTAAGATTAGGTGTAGACCCAAGACATGCTGACCAACAAGTTAGAGGAGCTGTTGTTCTTCCACACGGAACTGGTAAAGATGTTAAAGTTTTAGTTTTCGCTAAAGGTGAGAAAGCTAAAGAAGCTGAAGCTGCAGGAGCAGATTTCGTTGGAGCTGACGAATTAGTACAAAAAATTCAAGGTGAAAACTGGTTTGATTATGATGTAGTTGTTGCTACTCCAGATATGATGGGTGTAGTTGGTAGATTAGGTAGAGTATTAGGACCAAAAGGTTTAATGCCAAACCCAAAATCAGGAACAGTTACATTTGACGTAGCTAACGCTATAAAAGAAATCAAAGCAGGTAAAGTTGAATATAGAGTAGATAAGACTGCTATAGTTCACTGCCCAATAGGAAAGAAATCTTTCGGAACTGAGAAATTAGTTGAAAACTTCAAAGCTTTAATGGATGCTTTAGTAAAAGCTAAACCAGCTGCTGCTAAAGGACAATACTTAAAATCAGTTTCAGTTTCAGCTACTATGGGACCTGGAGCTAAAGTTAACCCAGCTAAAGTTTTAGATTAA
- the rplL gene encoding 50S ribosomal protein L7/L12, with protein MTKEQIIEAIKEMSVLELNELVKACEEEFGVSAAAPVAVVGGAAAGAAAEEKSEFDVVLTNAGANKIKVIKAVRELTGLGLKEAKEIVDGAPKTLKEAVAKEEAEDMKAKLAEVGAEVELK; from the coding sequence ATGACAAAAGAGCAAATCATAGAAGCTATAAAAGAAATGAGTGTTTTAGAATTAAACGAGTTAGTTAAAGCTTGTGAAGAAGAATTCGGAGTAAGCGCTGCTGCTCCAGTTGCTGTTGTAGGCGGAGCTGCTGCAGGTGCTGCTGCAGAAGAAAAATCAGAGTTTGACGTAGTATTAACTAATGCTGGTGCAAACAAAATAAAAGTAATCAAAGCAGTTAGAGAATTAACTGGTTTAGGATTAAAAGAAGCTAAAGAAATAGTTGATGGAGCTCCTAAAACATTAAAAGAAGCTGTAGCTAAAGAAGAAGCTGAAGACATGAAAGCTAAATTAGCTGAAGTTGGAGCTGAAGTAGAGCTTAAGTAA
- the rplK gene encoding 50S ribosomal protein L11 — MAKKVTGMIKLQLPAGKATPAPPVGPALGQHGVNIMGFCKEFNAKTADKAGLIIPVVITVYQDRSFSFILKTPPAAVLIKKELGLESGSGVPNRTKVGNITKEQIRKIAELKMPDLNAATIETAMSMIEGTARSMGVVVVE; from the coding sequence ATGGCTAAGAAAGTAACAGGAATGATAAAACTTCAACTTCCTGCAGGAAAAGCAACACCAGCACCACCAGTAGGACCAGCTTTAGGTCAACACGGTGTAAACATAATGGGATTCTGTAAAGAATTCAACGCAAAGACTGCTGATAAAGCTGGCTTAATAATACCAGTTGTAATAACTGTATATCAAGACAGATCATTCAGCTTCATATTAAAAACTCCACCAGCTGCAGTTCTTATAAAGAAAGAATTAGGCTTAGAAAGTGGATCAGGTGTTCCAAACAGAACTAAAGTTGGAAACATCACTAAAGAGCAAATAAGAAAAATTGCTGAATTAAAAATGCCAGACTTAAATGCTGCAACAATCGAAACTGCAATGAGCATGATCGAAGGTACTGCTAGAAGTATGGGTGTAGTAGTAGTAGAATAA
- the secE gene encoding preprotein translocase subunit SecE, with product MAAKQNVNEKSRGFGITKFFRGVKAEIKRITWPPKEEAKKAIIAVIVFTVISIALIGVMDFVFKNLFELVFGLK from the coding sequence ATGGCTGCAAAGCAAAATGTAAATGAAAAAAGCAGAGGCTTTGGTATAACAAAGTTCTTTAGAGGGGTTAAGGCTGAAATCAAAAGAATAACTTGGCCACCAAAAGAAGAAGCTAAAAAGGCCATTATTGCAGTAATTGTATTTACTGTAATATCTATTGCTTTAATAGGAGTAATGGATTTTGTATTTAAGAACCTCTTTGAGTTAGTGTTTGGACTTAAATAA
- the rpoB gene encoding DNA-directed RNA polymerase subunit beta — protein MVHPVQVGKRTRMSFAKVKDVAEMPNLIEIQLDSYKWFLDAGLYEVFDDINPISNFTGNLVLEFVGYTLDMDNIKYSVEECKERDTTYAAPLKVAVRLQNKETGEIKEQEVFMGDFPLMTEQGTFIINGAERVIVSQLVRSPGVYYNYNVDKTGKKLFSATVIPNRGAWLEYETDSNDVIYVRIDKTRKLPISILGRAMGFGSDQELLEYFGEEERFKATIEKDNTKTKEEALLEIYKRLRPGEPPTVDSAISLIDSLFFDAKRYDLSRVGRYKFNKKLAIGLRIANQIAAEDIVDKLTGEVLVAKGEKISRANAEEIQNRGINSVDVLVEDRVIRIIGNHFVDIHKCVDFDISDLNIRELVHYPTLREILDNYSDEETIKEEIKKNMTRLIPKHIIKDDIFATISYQIGLAYNIGYVDDIDHLGNRRLRSVGELLQNQFRIGLSRMERVVKERMTIQDQEAITPQQLINIRPVAAAIKEFFGSSQLSQFMDQTNPLSELTHKRRLSALGPGGLSRERAGFEVRDVHHSHYGRMCPIETPEGPNIGLINSLATYAKVNEYGFIETPYRVVDKAEGRVTGEIRYFTADEEDQYLVAQANEPLDENGCFIDKKVTVRDKGEVLVVPSKDVDLMDVSPRQLVSVATAMIPFLENDDASRALMGSNMQRQAVPLLKPYAPIVGTGIEYKAAVDSGVLPKAKNAGEVVYVSANEVRVKRELDGGVDTYRLLKFKRSNQGTCINQRPIVAKGDWVLKGEVLADGPSTDLGEIALGKNIRMGFITWEGYNYEDAMLISEELVREDVFTSIHIEEYECEARDTKLGPEEITRDIPNVSEDALKDIDERGIIRIGAEVRSGDILVGKVTPKGETELTAEERLLRAIFGEKAREVRDTSLRVPHGEAGIIVDVKVFTRENGDDLSPGVNELVRCYIAQKRKISVGDKMAGRHGNKGVISRVLPEEDMPFLPDGRPLQICLNPLGVPSRMNIGQVLEVHLGWAASALGWHIATPVFDGATETDIEDCLEKAGYNRNGKTVLRDGRTGEEFDNEVTVGIMYILKLAHLVDDKIHARSTGPYSLVTQQPLGGKAQFGGQRFGEMEVWALEAYGAAHTLQEILTVKSDDVVGRVKTYEAIVKGENIPEPGVPESFKVLIKELQALCLDVKVLNDNNQEVKFKELAEDDDEIEVLEVNMEGTEDSTTEEAKEEKGEAYIPAEEIDEEIDYENIDLLDFTSDLDIEDDFN, from the coding sequence ATGGTACATCCTGTCCAAGTTGGAAAAAGAACGAGAATGAGCTTTGCAAAAGTCAAAGACGTGGCTGAAATGCCAAACCTAATTGAAATTCAATTAGATTCTTACAAATGGTTTTTAGATGCAGGACTTTATGAAGTTTTTGATGATATTAATCCTATCTCAAACTTTACTGGAAATCTTGTACTTGAGTTTGTAGGGTACACTCTAGATATGGATAACATAAAATATTCAGTTGAAGAGTGTAAAGAAAGAGACACTACTTATGCTGCACCGCTAAAAGTAGCTGTAAGACTTCAAAACAAAGAAACTGGAGAAATAAAAGAACAAGAGGTATTTATGGGAGATTTCCCATTAATGACAGAGCAAGGAACTTTTATAATCAATGGTGCCGAAAGAGTTATTGTTTCTCAGTTAGTAAGATCACCAGGTGTTTACTACAATTATAATGTAGATAAAACTGGTAAAAAACTGTTCTCTGCAACAGTAATACCTAACAGAGGTGCATGGTTAGAGTATGAAACAGATTCAAATGATGTTATCTATGTAAGAATAGATAAAACAAGAAAACTTCCTATAAGTATACTAGGAAGAGCTATGGGTTTTGGAAGCGATCAAGAACTTCTTGAGTATTTTGGTGAAGAAGAAAGATTCAAAGCTACAATAGAAAAAGATAATACTAAGACTAAAGAAGAAGCATTATTAGAAATCTATAAGAGATTAAGACCAGGTGAACCACCTACAGTTGATAGTGCAATTAGTTTAATAGATTCTTTATTCTTCGATGCTAAGAGATACGACTTATCAAGAGTTGGTAGATACAAGTTTAACAAAAAACTTGCAATTGGTTTAAGAATAGCTAACCAAATAGCAGCAGAAGATATAGTAGATAAATTAACTGGTGAAGTTTTAGTTGCAAAAGGTGAAAAAATATCAAGAGCTAATGCTGAAGAAATCCAAAATAGAGGAATAAATTCAGTTGATGTTTTAGTTGAAGACAGAGTAATTAGAATTATTGGTAACCACTTTGTAGATATACATAAGTGTGTGGACTTCGATATATCAGATTTAAATATCAGAGAATTAGTTCACTACCCAACATTAAGAGAGATCTTAGATAACTATTCTGATGAAGAAACTATAAAAGAAGAAATCAAAAAGAATATGACAAGACTTATTCCTAAGCACATCATCAAAGATGATATATTCGCTACAATAAGTTACCAAATTGGCTTAGCTTATAATATTGGATATGTTGATGATATAGACCACTTAGGAAACAGAAGATTAAGAAGTGTTGGTGAGCTTTTACAAAATCAATTTAGAATTGGTTTATCAAGAATGGAAAGAGTAGTTAAAGAGAGAATGACTATTCAAGACCAAGAAGCTATAACACCACAACAATTAATCAATATAAGACCAGTAGCAGCAGCTATAAAAGAGTTCTTTGGAAGCTCACAGTTATCACAGTTCATGGATCAAACAAACCCATTATCTGAGTTAACTCATAAGAGAAGATTATCAGCTCTTGGACCAGGAGGTCTTTCAAGAGAAAGAGCTGGTTTCGAAGTTAGAGACGTTCACCACTCTCATTATGGTAGAATGTGTCCTATCGAGACTCCAGAGGGACCAAACATAGGTCTTATAAACTCATTAGCTACATATGCTAAAGTTAATGAGTATGGCTTTATTGAAACTCCTTATAGAGTTGTAGATAAAGCAGAAGGTAGAGTAACTGGTGAAATAAGATACTTTACTGCAGATGAGGAAGACCAATACCTAGTAGCTCAGGCTAATGAACCATTAGACGAAAATGGATGCTTTATTGATAAGAAAGTAACTGTTAGAGATAAAGGTGAGGTATTAGTAGTTCCAAGTAAGGATGTTGACTTAATGGACGTTTCTCCAAGACAGCTAGTATCTGTTGCAACAGCAATGATACCTTTCTTAGAGAACGACGACGCATCAAGAGCCCTAATGGGATCAAACATGCAACGTCAAGCAGTTCCTTTATTAAAACCATATGCTCCAATAGTTGGTACTGGAATAGAATACAAAGCAGCTGTAGATTCAGGGGTTCTTCCTAAAGCTAAAAATGCTGGTGAAGTAGTTTATGTAAGTGCTAACGAAGTAAGAGTTAAGAGAGAATTAGATGGTGGTGTTGATACTTATAGACTTCTTAAATTCAAGAGAAGTAACCAAGGTACTTGTATAAACCAAAGACCAATAGTGGCTAAAGGTGACTGGGTACTTAAAGGTGAAGTATTAGCAGATGGACCTTCAACTGATTTAGGAGAAATAGCTTTAGGTAAAAACATAAGAATGGGATTCATTACTTGGGAAGGATATAACTACGAGGATGCTATGCTTATCTCAGAAGAGTTAGTTAGAGAAGACGTATTTACATCAATCCATATAGAAGAATATGAATGCGAAGCTAGAGATACTAAATTAGGACCAGAAGAAATAACTAGAGATATTCCAAACGTAAGTGAGGATGCTTTAAAAGATATAGATGAAAGAGGTATAATCAGAATCGGTGCTGAGGTAAGATCAGGAGATATTCTTGTTGGTAAAGTAACACCAAAAGGAGAAACTGAACTTACTGCTGAGGAAAGATTATTAAGAGCTATCTTTGGTGAAAAAGCTAGAGAAGTTAGAGATACTTCTTTAAGAGTTCCACACGGGGAAGCTGGTATAATAGTAGATGTAAAAGTATTTACAAGAGAAAATGGTGATGATTTATCACCAGGAGTTAATGAACTTGTAAGATGTTACATTGCTCAAAAGAGAAAAATATCTGTTGGAGATAAGATGGCTGGTCGTCACGGTAACAAAGGGGTTATCTCAAGAGTATTACCAGAAGAAGATATGCCATTCTTACCAGATGGTAGACCACTTCAAATATGCTTAAACCCACTAGGGGTTCCATCTCGTATGAACATCGGTCAGGTATTAGAGGTTCACTTAGGATGGGCTGCAAGTGCATTAGGATGGCACATTGCTACACCAGTATTTGATGGTGCTACAGAAACTGATATAGAAGATTGCTTAGAAAAAGCAGGATACAATAGAAACGGAAAAACAGTTTTAAGAGATGGTAGAACTGGTGAAGAGTTTGATAACGAAGTAACAGTTGGTATAATGTACATCTTAAAACTTGCTCACTTAGTTGATGATAAGATCCATGCTAGATCAACAGGACCTTACTCATTAGTAACTCAACAGCCACTTGGTGGTAAGGCACAATTCGGAGGACAAAGATTCGGAGAGATGGAGGTTTGGGCATTAGAAGCATACGGTGCTGCTCATACTCTTCAAGAAATACTTACTGTTAAGTCAGATGATGTTGTAGGTAGAGTTAAAACTTACGAAGCTATTGTTAAAGGTGAAAACATTCCTGAACCAGGAGTGCCAGAATCATTTAAGGTTCTTATTAAAGAACTTCAAGCTTTATGCTTAGACGTTAAAGTTTTAAATGATAATAACCAAGAAGTTAAATTCAAAGAATTAGCTGAAGATGATGATGAAATCGAAGTATTAGAAGTTAACATGGAAGGTACTGAAGATTCAACAACAGAAGAAGCTAAAGAGGAAAAAGGGGAAGCATACATCCCAGCAGAAGAAATTGATGAAGAAATAGACTATGAAAACATAGACTTATTAGACTTCACAAGTGATTTAGACATAGAAGATGATTTTAACTAG
- the nusG gene encoding transcription termination/antitermination protein NusG, which yields MSDRARWYVVHTYSGYENKVKANLEKTIENRNLESLILDIQVPMEESAEEKDGKIKVTLKKKFPGYVIVNMVMTDESWYVVRNTRGVTGFVGPGSKPVPLTDEEVESMGVMKTAMDIDLEVGETINIISGALSGFAAIIQEINVEKGKIKALVDMFGRETLAELDFNQVEKLD from the coding sequence ATGAGTGATAGAGCTAGATGGTACGTAGTACACACATATTCAGGATACGAAAATAAAGTTAAAGCAAATCTTGAGAAGACTATAGAGAACAGAAACTTAGAATCTTTAATCTTAGACATTCAAGTTCCTATGGAAGAGAGTGCAGAAGAAAAAGATGGTAAGATAAAAGTTACTTTAAAGAAAAAATTCCCAGGATATGTTATAGTAAACATGGTTATGACAGATGAATCTTGGTATGTCGTAAGAAATACAAGAGGAGTAACTGGATTTGTAGGTCCAGGGTCAAAACCTGTACCACTTACCGATGAAGAGGTAGAATCTATGGGAGTAATGAAAACTGCTATGGATATCGACTTGGAGGTAGGAGAAACTATAAACATTATTTCAGGAGCTTTAAGTGGTTTTGCTGCTATAATCCAAGAAATAAATGTTGAAAAAGGCAAAATAAAAGCCTTAGTAGATATGTTCGGTAGAGAAACTCTAGCTGAACTAGATTTTAATCAAGTAGAAAAATTAGATTAA
- the rpmG gene encoding 50S ribosomal protein L33: MRVKVTLACTECKQRNYNTMKNKKNDPNRIEMKKYCKFCKTHTLHRETK; this comes from the coding sequence GTGAGAGTAAAAGTAACTTTAGCATGTACTGAGTGCAAGCAAAGAAACTACAACACTATGAAAAATAAGAAAAACGATCCTAATAGAATAGAGATGAAAAAATACTGCAAATTCTGTAAGACTCATACTCTTCACAGAGAAACTAAGTAG
- the tuf gene encoding elongation factor Tu, with the protein MSKAKFERSKPHVNIGTIGHVDHGKTTLTAAITTVLAQAGGAEAFKYDEIDKAPEEKERGITINTAHVEYETANRHYAHVDCPGHADYVKNMITGAAQMDGAILVCSAADGPMPQTREHILLSSRVGVDHIVVFLNKADMVDDEELLELVEMEVRELLSEYNFPGDDIPVIKGSALVALENPTDEAATACIRELMDAVDSYIPTPERATDKPFLMPVEDVFTITGRGTVATGRVERGVLHVGDEVEVIGLTEERRKTVVTGIEMFRKLLDEAQAGDNIGALLRGIQRTDIERGQVLAQVGTINPHKKFVGQVYVLKKEEGGRHTPFFDGYRPQFYFRTTDVTGSIKLPEGMEMVMPGDHIDMEVELITEIAMDEGLRFAIREGGRTVGSGVVTSIIE; encoded by the coding sequence ATGTCAAAAGCAAAATTTGAAAGAAGCAAACCACACGTTAACATTGGAACAATCGGTCACGTAGACCACGGTAAAACAACTTTAACAGCAGCTATAACAACAGTTTTAGCACAAGCTGGTGGAGCAGAAGCATTCAAATATGATGAAATAGATAAAGCTCCAGAAGAAAAAGAAAGAGGAATCACAATCAACACAGCACACGTTGAGTACGAAACAGCTAACAGACACTACGCTCACGTTGACTGTCCAGGACATGCTGACTACGTTAAAAACATGATCACTGGAGCAGCTCAAATGGATGGAGCTATATTAGTTTGTTCAGCAGCTGATGGTCCAATGCCTCAAACAAGAGAGCACATCTTATTATCATCAAGAGTTGGAGTTGACCACATCGTAGTATTCTTAAACAAAGCAGATATGGTTGACGACGAAGAATTATTAGAATTAGTTGAAATGGAAGTTAGAGAGTTATTAAGCGAGTACAACTTCCCAGGAGACGATATTCCAGTAATCAAGGGATCAGCTTTAGTAGCATTAGAAAACCCAACTGACGAAGCTGCAACAGCTTGTATCAGAGAGTTAATGGATGCTGTAGATAGCTACATCCCAACACCAGAAAGAGCAACAGATAAGCCATTCTTAATGCCAGTAGAGGACGTATTCACAATCACTGGTAGAGGAACAGTTGCAACAGGAAGAGTTGAAAGAGGAGTTCTACATGTAGGAGACGAAGTAGAAGTAATCGGATTAACTGAAGAAAGAAGAAAAACTGTTGTAACAGGAATCGAAATGTTCAGAAAGTTATTAGATGAAGCACAAGCTGGAGATAACATCGGAGCATTATTAAGAGGTATCCAAAGAACTGATATCGAAAGAGGTCAAGTTTTAGCTCAAGTTGGAACAATCAACCCACACAAAAAATTCGTAGGTCAAGTATACGTACTTAAAAAAGAAGAAGGTGGAAGACATACTCCATTCTTCGATGGATACAGACCACAATTCTACTTCAGAACAACAGACGTTACAGGATCAATCAAATTACCAGAAGGAATGGAAATGGTTATGCCTGGAGACCACATCGACATGGAAGTTGAATTAATCACAGAAATCGCTATGGACGAAGGATTAAGATTCGCTATCAGAGAAGGTGGAAGAACTGTAGGTTCAGGAGTTGTTACTTCAATAATCGAGTAG